The following coding sequences lie in one Populus trichocarpa isolate Nisqually-1 chromosome 14, P.trichocarpa_v4.1, whole genome shotgun sequence genomic window:
- the LOC7494099 gene encoding syntaxin-71, with protein sequence MTVIDLVTRVDSICKKFDKYDVDKQKNLNAAGDDAFARLYAVVEADLDAVLQKSEAAKIEKSRATAVAMNAEIRRTKARLLEEIPKLQRLAFKQVKGLSKEEREVRSDLVAALKDRIEAVADGNISAAKQGGDSAPSASHGGIKFDSTYDGRFDDEYFQQTEESDRFRQEYEMRRVKQDQGLDVIAEGLDTLKNMAHDMNEEVDRQVPLMDEIDDKVDRAASDLKTTNVRLKDTINKMRSSRNFCIDIILLVIILGIAAYLYNVLK encoded by the exons ATGACTGTCATCGATTTGGTTACGCGAGTCGATTCAATCTGCAAGAAATTTGACAAATACGACGTCGATAAGCAGAAAAACCTTAACGCTGCTGGCGACGATGCTTTCGCTCGCTTATACGCAGTCGTTGAGGCCGACCTCGATGCTGTTCTCCAG aaatCAGAGGCAGCGAAAATAGAGAAAAGCAGGGCTACGGCTGTTGCTATGAATGCAGAGATTCGAAGAACAAAGGCTCGATTACTTGAGGAAATTCCTAAATTACAGAGACTCGCTTTTAAACAg GTGAAAGGGCTATCGAAAGAAGAGCGCGAGGTGAGAAGTGATTTGGTTGCTGCATTAAAAGATAGAATCGAAGCTGTAGCAGATGGAAATATTAGTGCAGCTAAACAAGGTGGAGATTCTGCGCCTTCAGCATCGCATGGAggaattaaatttgattcaacttatg ATGGAAGATTTGATGATGAGTATTTTCAGCAAACTGAAGAGTCGGATCGGTTTAGGCAGGAATATGAAATGCGGAGAGTGAAACAG GATCAAGGCTTAGATGTTATAGCAGAAGGTTTGGACACTCTGAAAAACATGGCCCATGACATGAATGAG GAGGTGGACAGACAAGTGCcattgatggatgaaattgatgACAAG GTTGACCGAGCAGCCTCTGACCTTAAAACTACTAATGTGAGACTTAAGGATACTATAAACAAG ATGAGGTCCAGTCGCAACTTTTGTATTGATATCATCCTCTTGGTTATAATCTTAGGCATTGCTGCCTATCTCTACAA CGTGCTGAAGTGA
- the LOC7496985 gene encoding uncharacterized protein LOC7496985, translating to MRIRKNAKLSPLMFSQGSSEAQPLQTHVCQLNQSPWDVISFSQETYYPSSSLYQFEGEDSFNGNGSLGDSVGAVESVASMMMEDIEEKGMMKMKVDHMVIVDDNYENEGNKRSEMFGDYEEMKIDSEFKLKKCNKTDGKGWHCKNDTKNGHTVCDHHHHLTSHKSSYSNINNNINGSAATKKPDKVASIIGARRGRAKSAKKGSSSSSNPYEFYYYSGFGPLWGKRRGDKDTVNKNEAKDVDNSTVIGSMIPNTTPSSSYSPIENNQGFDYVDEDDDDEEEDSGKKRMRKPVKARSLKSLM from the exons atGAGGATTCGAAAGAACGCAAAGCTCTCACCTCTCATGTTCTCGCAGGGTTCTTCAGAAGCTCAGCCACTGCAGACACACGTTTGCCAGCTAAACCAGTCACCATGGGATGTGATTTCTTTCTCTCAAGAAACTTATTACCCATCTTCTTCACTCTACCAG TTCGAAGGAGAGGATAGCTTTAATGGAAATGGTAGCTTAGGTGATTCTGTTGGTGCTGTTGAGAG TGTCGCGTCGATGATGATGGAAGATATAGAAGAGAAaggaatgatgaaaatgaaggtCGATCATATGGTTATTGTTGACgataattatgaaaatgaaGGTAACAAGAGATCAGAAATGTTCGGTGATtatgaagaaatgaaaatagATAGCGAATTCAAGCTCAAGAAATGCAACAAGACAGACGGCAAAGGCTGGCATTGCAAGAACGACACTAAAAATGGGCACACTGTGTGcgaccatcatcatcatttgaCATCTCACAAATCATCATATAgcaacatcaacaacaacattaaTGGTAGTGCTGCTACAAAAAAACCTGATAAGGTTGCTTCTATTATTGGGGCACGCCGTGGTCGGGCAAAGTCAGCCAAGAAAGGGTCATCATCGAGCTCAAATCCGTATGAATTTTACTATTATTCTGGGTTTGGGCCGTTGTGGGGAAAGAGAAGAGGAGATAAGGATACTGTCAACAAGAATGAAGCCAAGGATGTCGATAATAGTACTGTTATCGGTTCCATGATTCCAAATACGACACCGTCTTCAAGTTATTCACCGATTGAAAATAATCAAGGGTTTGATTATGTTGATGAGGATGACGACGACGAAGAGGAAGACAGTGGCAAGAAACGGATGCGGAAACCCGTGAAAGCGAGGTCTCTGAAGTCTCTTATGTGA